One Tomitella gaofuii DNA segment encodes these proteins:
- a CDS encoding FHA domain-containing protein FhaB/FipA, whose amino-acid sequence MQALVLQLTRGGFLLLLWLFVWAVLRVLRTDVYAASGSRFSSARYPVKPARISGRRAKVAKHLVVTQGALAGTRITLGTQPVLIGRADDSTLVLTDDYSSARHARLSPRGAEWYVEDLGSTNGTYLDRVKVTTATPVPLGTPVRIGKTVIELRS is encoded by the coding sequence GTGCAAGCCCTGGTGCTGCAACTGACGCGTGGCGGCTTCCTGCTGCTCCTGTGGCTGTTCGTGTGGGCGGTCCTCCGCGTGCTCCGCACCGACGTCTACGCCGCCTCCGGCTCCCGCTTCTCCAGCGCCCGGTACCCGGTCAAGCCCGCGCGCATCAGCGGCCGCCGCGCCAAGGTCGCCAAGCATCTCGTGGTCACGCAGGGTGCGCTGGCCGGCACGCGGATCACACTGGGGACGCAACCGGTGCTCATCGGCCGGGCCGATGATTCCACTCTCGTGCTCACCGACGACTACTCCTCGGCCCGGCACGCACGCCTGTCTCCACGCGGCGCCGAGTGGTACGTGGAGGACCTGGGCTCCACCAACGGCACTTATCTGGACCGGGTCAAGGTCACCACCGCCACGCCCGTCCCGTTGGGCACCCCGGTGCGCATCGGCAAAACCGTCATCGAGTTGCGCTCGTGA
- a CDS encoding DUF3662 and FHA domain-containing protein, which produces MGFVQRFERRLEGAVDDAFARVFGGKIMPAEVEAALRREASDGLRMQGDQPVVPNHYVLTVSDSDEQNLTADAELTLRSFATHLAGFIDEQGWQTYGDVSVELQSSPNLHTGQFRAQSSINPDAGFSVSSDPVPGQAPQRRADSAQRPQPPREEAGAADSGLPSERYRARSEGRLTASPAPPPDAASARRGDAPGAWQQPPHDPTGRGDRPPAYGGESYSAWGGQGYGRDRHPGPDAPPAPYYGQDLAAERPDTGQDQPGREFGGRQYGDRPASPPPDQSSQGYAAPAYGAGSPQPPQGHGAQEYGSDHWGHASQDYASQRYAFQGFDPRAYGRPEPDPRTGYPPQDHTQGYPQQDHPQTGGYGAWSQPRTHGVRLVLDDGSGRTFDLRQGSNVIGRGQASHFRVPDTGVSRQHADVQWDGAVALLVDLGSTNGTVVNGNPVTEWQLAHGDIIRVGHTDIAVQFR; this is translated from the coding sequence GTGGGGTTTGTGCAACGCTTCGAGCGCAGGTTGGAGGGCGCCGTGGACGACGCCTTCGCGCGGGTGTTCGGCGGCAAGATCATGCCGGCGGAGGTCGAGGCCGCGCTGCGCCGGGAGGCGTCCGACGGCCTCCGCATGCAGGGCGATCAGCCGGTGGTCCCCAATCACTATGTGCTCACGGTGAGCGATTCGGACGAGCAGAACCTGACGGCGGACGCCGAGCTCACGCTCCGATCGTTCGCCACCCATCTCGCCGGTTTCATCGACGAGCAGGGGTGGCAGACCTACGGCGACGTGTCGGTGGAGCTGCAGTCGTCTCCCAACCTGCACACCGGACAGTTCCGGGCGCAGAGTTCGATCAACCCGGACGCCGGCTTCTCCGTCTCCTCGGATCCCGTGCCCGGCCAAGCGCCCCAGCGCCGTGCCGACTCCGCGCAGCGGCCCCAGCCCCCCCGAGAGGAGGCCGGCGCAGCGGACAGCGGCTTGCCCTCCGAGCGCTACCGTGCGCGCAGCGAGGGCCGGCTCACCGCCTCCCCGGCTCCGCCGCCCGACGCCGCTTCCGCGCGGCGCGGTGACGCGCCCGGGGCCTGGCAGCAACCACCGCACGACCCCACGGGACGGGGCGACCGCCCGCCCGCGTACGGCGGCGAGTCCTACAGCGCGTGGGGCGGGCAGGGCTACGGTCGCGACCGCCATCCCGGGCCGGACGCTCCTCCGGCGCCGTACTACGGACAGGATCTCGCGGCCGAGCGGCCGGACACCGGGCAGGACCAACCGGGACGGGAGTTCGGCGGCCGGCAGTACGGAGACCGGCCCGCCTCTCCGCCCCCGGACCAAAGCTCGCAGGGGTACGCGGCACCCGCCTATGGCGCCGGGTCGCCGCAGCCGCCGCAGGGCCACGGTGCGCAGGAGTATGGATCTGACCACTGGGGCCATGCATCGCAGGACTATGCGTCACAACGCTATGCCTTCCAGGGCTTCGACCCCCGCGCCTATGGCCGACCGGAGCCCGACCCCCGCACGGGGTACCCGCCGCAGGACCACACGCAGGGCTACCCGCAGCAGGACCACCCGCAGACGGGCGGTTACGGCGCCTGGTCCCAACCGCGCACCCACGGCGTGCGGCTCGTGCTCGACGACGGCAGCGGCCGCACCTTCGACCTGCGACAAGGCTCCAATGTGATCGGCCGCGGCCAGGCCTCCCATTTCCGGGTGCCGGACACCGGGGTGTCCCGGCAGCACGCCGACGTCCAATGGGACGGGGCGGTGGCGCTGCTCGTGGACCTGGGTTCCACCAACGGCACCGTCGTCAACGGCAATCCCGTCACCGAGTGGCAACTGGCGCACGGCGACATCATCCGCGTGGGCCACACGGACATCGCAGTGCAGTTCCGCTGA
- a CDS encoding amidohydrolase family protein, with product MTHEGAETGLVVDAHAHVYPAAYLDKLEDFGVPASSTAIARNMNASDDRDEMRARIEMMDIAGVDVQVLSATPQLPLVADPAHAVEASRMVNDIYRQLIDDHPGRFIAYGAIPFTHPDAALEQIAYCLDELGFVGIAINTILDNPDSAITDERFAPVFEELDRRGSIVYIHPTGKSAHCPPMSRHGLAWVNGAPVEDAIATLQLLKADYPNAYPGLRFHMAHLGGDVPFLAQRIQDNYEDWDAFPVSPAETLQRMWFDAANFSGGSLRLSADVYDPDKLLAGSDYPYFQREKYNRAIAYISEAGLPGGIERAILSGNAKKLYGDALPAQAPRAEK from the coding sequence ATGACACACGAAGGCGCTGAGACGGGACTCGTCGTTGACGCACACGCGCACGTCTACCCGGCGGCGTACCTCGACAAACTCGAGGACTTCGGGGTGCCGGCGAGTTCGACGGCCATCGCGCGCAACATGAACGCTAGTGACGACCGCGACGAGATGCGTGCGCGGATCGAGATGATGGACATCGCCGGCGTCGATGTGCAGGTGCTCTCGGCCACGCCGCAGCTGCCGCTGGTGGCCGACCCTGCCCACGCCGTCGAAGCTTCACGGATGGTCAACGATATCTATCGTCAGCTCATCGACGACCATCCCGGGCGGTTCATCGCCTATGGTGCGATCCCCTTCACGCACCCGGATGCCGCGCTCGAACAGATCGCCTATTGCCTCGACGAGTTGGGATTCGTCGGAATCGCGATCAACACGATTCTCGACAACCCGGATTCCGCCATCACCGATGAACGGTTCGCACCCGTTTTCGAGGAGTTGGACCGCCGGGGCAGTATCGTTTACATTCATCCGACGGGAAAGTCCGCGCATTGCCCTCCCATGTCCCGGCATGGTCTGGCATGGGTGAACGGAGCGCCGGTCGAGGATGCGATCGCAACGCTGCAACTCCTCAAGGCCGACTACCCCAACGCCTATCCGGGCCTGCGGTTCCATATGGCGCATTTGGGAGGGGACGTGCCGTTCCTGGCACAGCGAATCCAGGACAACTACGAGGATTGGGACGCATTTCCCGTATCGCCGGCCGAAACTCTGCAGCGCATGTGGTTCGACGCGGCGAACTTCTCGGGCGGTTCGCTGCGGCTTTCGGCCGACGTCTACGATCCGGATAAATTGCTCGCCGGATCCGACTACCCCTACTTTCAGCGCGAGAAGTACAACAGGGCGATCGCCTATATCAGCGAGGCCGGGCTGCCCGGCGGCATCGAACGGGCGATCCTTTCCGGGAATGCGAAAAAGCTGTACGGCGACGCGCTCCCGGCCCAGGCGCCCCGCGCCGAGAAGTGA
- a CDS encoding FAD-dependent monooxygenase codes for MKNKSPTGSEIIVAGAGIGGLAAALALHARGAAVTVLESASELAPLGVGINLQPEAVDAIAELRLRDVLASFAIPTSQSLYLTQDGIELARRTFGGRVQQFSVHRGQLQMMLYEAAYKRLPEGSIITGARVTGFEEVGDEVVVHTAGRDDFRGAALLGADGVHSAVRSQLHPGADPYLWEGTTMYRGTCDSDTQFLDGRSMVLVYGENGTRFLAYPISREAEKRGRSLINWVAMLPEHGPAELGDDGTRNIPATAADVVPVVRGWGFEWLDIEGLVAGSHDVLRYPMVDRAPLHSWGRGRVTLLGDAAHPMYPIGANGGSQAILDAMEFARNAASDVDMGLVTDVADALHCYEGERRPSTTDVVQANRRLNATERAIARRAPDELQEMSASGEFDRIQSAYARGDFDAI; via the coding sequence ATGAAAAACAAATCACCAACCGGCAGCGAAATCATCGTCGCCGGCGCCGGCATCGGCGGACTCGCGGCAGCGCTGGCCCTCCATGCCAGGGGTGCCGCCGTCACGGTGCTCGAGTCCGCCTCCGAGCTCGCGCCTCTCGGGGTCGGCATCAATTTGCAGCCGGAGGCGGTGGACGCGATCGCTGAACTCAGGTTGCGCGACGTGTTGGCCTCGTTCGCGATCCCGACATCGCAGTCGCTGTATCTCACGCAGGACGGCATCGAGCTGGCGCGGCGCACGTTCGGGGGAAGGGTCCAGCAGTTCTCCGTCCACCGCGGCCAGTTGCAGATGATGCTCTACGAGGCTGCGTACAAGCGGTTGCCGGAAGGCTCGATCATCACCGGGGCGCGCGTGACCGGTTTCGAAGAAGTGGGCGATGAGGTGGTCGTGCACACCGCCGGCCGGGATGACTTCCGCGGTGCTGCGCTGCTCGGCGCCGACGGCGTCCACTCTGCAGTGCGTTCGCAGCTGCACCCCGGTGCGGACCCCTACCTGTGGGAGGGGACGACGATGTACCGCGGAACCTGCGACTCCGACACGCAGTTCCTCGACGGGCGGTCGATGGTGCTCGTCTACGGGGAGAACGGCACACGGTTTCTCGCCTATCCGATCTCGCGCGAAGCGGAGAAAAGGGGACGGTCGTTGATCAACTGGGTCGCGATGCTTCCCGAACACGGTCCTGCCGAGCTCGGGGACGACGGGACCCGCAACATCCCCGCCACCGCGGCGGACGTCGTTCCGGTGGTACGCGGTTGGGGATTCGAGTGGCTGGACATCGAAGGCCTGGTAGCCGGCTCGCACGATGTGCTCCGGTACCCGATGGTCGATCGCGCACCCCTGCACTCCTGGGGCCGCGGGCGCGTGACACTCCTTGGCGACGCCGCGCATCCGATGTATCCGATCGGCGCGAACGGAGGGTCGCAAGCGATCCTCGACGCGATGGAGTTCGCGCGCAATGCGGCCTCCGACGTGGACATGGGTCTGGTCACGGACGTTGCCGATGCTCTGCACTGTTACGAAGGGGAGCGGCGGCCGTCGACCACCGATGTCGTGCAGGCGAATCGCCGGCTCAACGCCACTGAACGTGCCATCGCGCGGAGAGCCCCGGACGAGCTGCAGGAAATGTCGGCCAGCGGCGAGTTCGACCGTATCCAGTCCGCCTATGCACGTGGAGATTTCGACGCCATCTGA
- a CDS encoding FAD-binding oxidoreductase, with protein sequence MSNETELVQELGAALSANAILTDSDVVESYRRDWSMDPDAGRPLAVVRARTEDDVRAVMRFASAHRIPVVPRGAGSSVIGGSTAVDGAITLSVEHLDDLVIDPETMTAVVGPGVINAELSTAAAERGMFYPPNPTSSDFCSIGGNVATDSGGPNGCKYGSTADYVVNLRVVLADGSVAEFGGPMPKATTGLPLMKLFIGAEGTLGVITRITLRLLPQPAEHRTVAAFFATREAAFDACADIAKAMRPSEIAVMDRPALDVAEQHLHMGLDDDTAAVLFGYSDADTGAAGEAALMEKICRRHGADDVFVTDDPSEGAMISRPREGVFDALEGRRALIVEDFAVPPGQISDLITAAYRIGDEMGQQILTYAYPVDGVVHPIILFDPADGESAGRAFGTRSRLLAAVEEMGGGLAAEYGIGADKRAAVEKTLDDAAKTLQRRTKAVFDPLGILNPRALVTTASHD encoded by the coding sequence TTGAGCAATGAAACGGAACTGGTGCAGGAACTCGGTGCGGCATTGTCCGCGAATGCGATTCTCACCGACAGTGACGTCGTCGAGTCCTACCGCCGGGACTGGAGCATGGATCCCGACGCGGGACGTCCGCTTGCCGTGGTGCGGGCCCGTACAGAGGACGATGTCCGCGCGGTGATGCGGTTCGCCTCCGCCCACCGTATCCCCGTGGTCCCCCGGGGTGCGGGCAGCAGTGTCATCGGAGGCTCGACCGCCGTCGACGGTGCGATCACGCTGAGCGTGGAACACCTCGACGATCTCGTTATCGATCCGGAGACCATGACCGCTGTCGTCGGGCCGGGCGTGATCAACGCCGAGTTGAGCACGGCCGCCGCCGAGCGCGGGATGTTCTATCCGCCGAATCCGACGTCCTCCGACTTCTGCTCGATCGGTGGCAACGTGGCGACGGATTCCGGCGGGCCCAACGGCTGCAAGTACGGCTCGACGGCCGACTATGTGGTCAACCTGAGGGTCGTGCTCGCCGACGGTTCCGTCGCCGAGTTCGGCGGGCCTATGCCGAAGGCGACGACCGGTCTTCCGCTGATGAAGCTGTTCATCGGCGCGGAGGGCACACTTGGAGTGATCACCCGCATCACGCTGCGGCTGCTGCCCCAACCGGCGGAGCACCGCACCGTGGCCGCCTTCTTTGCCACCCGGGAGGCGGCATTCGACGCGTGTGCCGACATCGCGAAGGCCATGCGCCCGAGTGAAATCGCCGTAATGGACCGACCCGCGCTCGACGTCGCCGAACAGCACCTGCACATGGGTCTCGACGATGACACCGCTGCGGTGCTCTTCGGCTATTCCGACGCCGATACCGGCGCCGCGGGCGAAGCCGCTCTCATGGAGAAGATCTGTCGCCGGCACGGGGCGGACGACGTTTTCGTCACCGATGACCCGTCTGAGGGCGCGATGATCAGCCGCCCGCGCGAGGGCGTATTCGACGCACTCGAGGGCAGGCGCGCGCTGATCGTCGAAGACTTTGCCGTGCCTCCGGGGCAGATCAGCGACCTGATCACCGCTGCGTATCGCATTGGCGACGAGATGGGCCAGCAGATTCTCACCTACGCCTATCCTGTTGACGGCGTTGTGCACCCGATCATCCTTTTCGACCCCGCCGATGGGGAGTCGGCCGGCCGAGCCTTCGGCACGCGTTCCCGTCTGCTGGCCGCAGTGGAGGAAATGGGCGGCGGCCTGGCTGCGGAATACGGGATCGGCGCGGACAAGAGGGCGGCTGTCGAAAAGACTCTCGACGACGCGGCGAAGACGCTGCAGCGGCGGACAAAGGCAGTGTTCGATCCGCTTGGCATCCTCAACCCGCGTGCGCTCGTCACCACCGCATCTCACGACTAG
- a CDS encoding CocE/NonD family hydrolase, giving the protein MRIERDAAFTTGDGEHVKADIYRPDMLPAPVILQRTPYTKDWHVELGERIARAGYIGIIQDVRGQNASTGAWDPFVNEADDGAAAVEWAAGVDGCDGRVALIGTSYAGATALKAATRRPESLVAVVAAETPADYYDDTVFPGGVLALAFIETWLLRNIANSAAGRLSDGPDIQRAMTDVYENRMDEAFQFTPPIGLPALHPDRSEIAPYFASWLGPHRTRTTYWDDISLRPVLTDIDVPVLVIGGWYDVFVGGTIEIFQRLAAAGRDTRLLVGPWSHNMWGRTMNGIDFGPSAEFDFVAEAIAWVDRCLGIERPRIRAGANWGHFDSPVRYFTTGDCLWHTADGWPPTSSAPITLELGVGCTLGGEPGEEGVVEFDSDPADPVPALGGHSCCYQPQSPMGPMDQRLIEALPAVVSFSTAAAEQAWTIVGPVEVALEMTTDVPDTDLTAVLTDVHPDGTSINLTEGVLRASHRRGSVAPEPLVPGKRTAFVLRLLPTAHTILPGHRLRLNLAGSLFPTFERNPNTGRIDDPIHDAAVAHVEVHVGGGSGSALTLRRA; this is encoded by the coding sequence ATGCGAATCGAGCGCGACGCCGCCTTCACCACCGGCGACGGCGAACACGTGAAGGCCGACATCTACCGCCCGGACATGCTCCCGGCTCCGGTCATCCTCCAGCGGACCCCGTACACGAAAGACTGGCACGTGGAGCTCGGTGAGAGGATTGCCCGCGCCGGCTATATCGGGATCATCCAGGACGTGCGGGGGCAGAACGCGTCGACAGGCGCATGGGACCCGTTCGTCAACGAGGCCGACGACGGGGCTGCGGCGGTCGAGTGGGCGGCCGGTGTCGACGGTTGCGACGGTCGGGTCGCGCTGATCGGTACCTCATACGCAGGGGCGACAGCGCTGAAGGCGGCGACCCGCCGCCCGGAGTCGTTGGTGGCGGTTGTCGCCGCCGAGACGCCTGCCGACTATTACGACGACACCGTTTTTCCCGGTGGGGTGTTGGCGCTCGCATTCATCGAGACGTGGTTGCTGCGCAACATCGCCAATTCCGCGGCCGGCCGCCTGTCCGACGGGCCGGACATCCAACGCGCGATGACCGACGTCTACGAGAACCGGATGGACGAGGCGTTTCAATTCACGCCACCCATCGGCCTGCCCGCGCTCCATCCGGACCGCAGCGAGATCGCGCCCTACTTCGCCTCCTGGCTCGGCCCGCACCGCACGCGCACCACATACTGGGATGATATCTCGCTACGGCCGGTGCTCACCGACATCGATGTGCCCGTCCTCGTCATCGGCGGCTGGTATGACGTTTTCGTCGGCGGAACGATCGAGATATTCCAGCGCCTGGCCGCGGCCGGACGCGATACCCGTCTGCTGGTCGGGCCGTGGAGTCACAACATGTGGGGCCGGACGATGAATGGGATCGACTTCGGCCCGTCCGCGGAATTCGACTTTGTCGCCGAGGCGATCGCGTGGGTCGACCGCTGCCTCGGGATCGAGCGGCCGCGAATCAGAGCGGGGGCGAACTGGGGCCACTTCGATTCGCCCGTACGGTATTTCACCACCGGCGACTGTCTCTGGCACACTGCGGACGGTTGGCCTCCGACGTCCTCCGCGCCGATCACGTTGGAGCTCGGTGTCGGCTGCACCCTGGGTGGCGAACCGGGGGAAGAGGGCGTGGTCGAATTCGACTCCGATCCTGCCGATCCGGTCCCCGCGCTGGGCGGGCACAGCTGCTGCTACCAACCGCAATCGCCGATGGGCCCGATGGACCAGCGCCTCATCGAGGCACTCCCCGCCGTGGTGTCGTTTTCCACTGCCGCCGCGGAGCAGGCATGGACGATCGTCGGGCCCGTCGAGGTCGCGCTGGAGATGACCACCGACGTTCCTGACACCGACCTCACGGCCGTGCTCACCGACGTGCACCCGGACGGGACGTCGATAAATCTCACCGAGGGGGTCCTGCGCGCAAGCCATCGGCGGGGCAGCGTCGCCCCCGAGCCGCTCGTCCCGGGCAAGCGCACGGCCTTCGTGCTCCGTCTGCTGCCCACGGCGCACACGATACTGCCGGGGCACCGGCTGCGGCTCAACCTCGCCGGAAGCCTGTTCCCCACCTTCGAACGCAACCCCAATACCGGACGGATCGACGACCCCATCCACGATGCCGCCGTCGCGCACGTCGAAGTGCATGTGGGCGGCGGATCCGGATCAGCCCTCACGCTTCGGCGGGCATAG
- a CDS encoding Lrp/AsnC family transcriptional regulator, giving the protein MINPDTTLTDSDVRLILEMDADPTATFAALAEKTGLGERTVARRYRRLVRLGVIRVVARTLPGFEGGVAWMVRSWSDTARADRLSEALARQPRTRWVRVSQSGHQVVWGLLSSPGRGDPIISEVSDDAKIRRLEIMQLIKVWTPRGQIAVEVPGYRLDEVDRAVMSELRRDARLPAAEIAKRVGVDPATVSRRTHRLVEFGIVYYEVEIDPAVQGFGVDSMIWIAMAPGKIGELAKKLSRHPYCRFVAATSGRFDLVVSVVVPHHEDLVAFVDDELAGYAVVSQEVDPMARILKHGAR; this is encoded by the coding sequence ATGATCAACCCGGACACGACGCTCACCGACTCCGACGTGCGTCTCATTCTGGAGATGGATGCCGACCCGACGGCGACGTTCGCGGCACTTGCCGAGAAGACGGGGCTCGGCGAACGGACAGTCGCTCGCCGCTACCGACGCCTCGTTCGGCTCGGCGTCATCCGCGTCGTGGCCCGCACGCTGCCGGGATTCGAGGGCGGCGTGGCCTGGATGGTGCGTTCGTGGAGCGACACCGCCCGCGCCGACCGACTCAGCGAGGCACTCGCACGGCAACCGCGCACGCGCTGGGTGCGCGTGTCGCAGTCGGGGCACCAGGTCGTGTGGGGGTTGCTGTCTTCCCCGGGACGGGGCGATCCGATTATCAGCGAGGTCAGCGACGACGCGAAGATCCGTCGTCTGGAAATCATGCAGCTGATCAAGGTGTGGACCCCGCGCGGGCAGATCGCCGTCGAAGTTCCTGGATACCGGCTCGACGAGGTGGACCGCGCGGTGATGTCCGAGCTGCGCCGCGACGCCCGTCTGCCGGCCGCGGAAATCGCGAAGCGCGTCGGCGTCGACCCTGCGACGGTGTCGCGGCGCACGCATCGGCTCGTCGAGTTCGGGATCGTCTATTACGAGGTCGAGATCGATCCGGCAGTCCAGGGCTTCGGCGTTGATTCGATGATCTGGATAGCGATGGCGCCCGGAAAGATCGGTGAGCTCGCGAAGAAACTGAGCCGCCACCCCTATTGTCGATTCGTCGCCGCCACGTCCGGACGCTTCGACCTGGTGGTCAGCGTCGTAGTTCCGCACCACGAGGATCTTGTCGCCTTCGTGGACGACGAGCTGGCGGGCTACGCCGTGGTCTCCCAGGAGGTCGATCCGATGGCGCGCATTCTCAAGCACGGAGCACGCTGA
- a CDS encoding dihydrofolate reductase family protein, producing MSGLLRVQNFTVSSDGFGAGEGQSFEHPFGHAEPGKLLAWAFATDHPPVHRSEPGSRGLDDYFTRDFARNIGAEIMGRNKFGPQRGPWQDHEWRGWWGDEPPFHTPVFVMTHPVRPSFTLADTTFHFVDGDPAAVLAQAREAAQGQDVRLGGGATIIRQFLDADLVDTLHVAVAPMTLGSGPRLWESPDELLDRFHRDVVPSPSGVTHHLFWRK from the coding sequence ATGAGCGGTTTGCTGCGAGTCCAGAACTTCACCGTCTCCAGTGACGGATTCGGCGCCGGCGAGGGGCAGAGCTTCGAGCATCCGTTCGGGCACGCGGAACCCGGGAAGTTGCTCGCTTGGGCCTTCGCCACCGACCACCCGCCCGTCCACCGCTCCGAGCCCGGCAGTCGAGGACTGGACGACTACTTCACGCGTGATTTCGCCCGCAATATCGGCGCTGAGATCATGGGCCGCAACAAGTTCGGTCCGCAGCGCGGGCCCTGGCAAGACCACGAATGGCGGGGATGGTGGGGCGACGAGCCCCCGTTCCACACTCCGGTGTTCGTCATGACGCACCCCGTCCGCCCGTCGTTCACGCTCGCCGACACCACGTTCCACTTCGTCGACGGCGATCCGGCCGCGGTGCTCGCTCAAGCGAGGGAGGCGGCGCAGGGGCAGGACGTCCGCCTCGGCGGTGGGGCCACCATCATCCGGCAGTTCCTCGACGCAGACCTCGTCGACACCCTGCATGTGGCTGTCGCGCCGATGACGCTCGGCTCCGGGCCCCGGCTGTGGGAATCCCCCGACGAACTGCTCGACCGGTTCCACCGGGACGTCGTACCCAGCCCTAGCGGAGTGACGCACCATCTGTTCTGGCGCAAGTGA
- a CDS encoding DsbA family protein, which translates to MTDAESTAQRTVVVDVWFDAVCPYTWVTSRWLTAAAAQRRVELRWHLMSLAVLNAGKDMGAEEAAEMADSLAAGRLLAAVAQEQGGDLLGAVYTAMGERYHRRAQRMDHDLASAALAECGADPTLADAMEDSSYDDHVERSHAAGQRALGDTGGSPIVSVDGTAFFGPVLMSIPGSDEAASLFDAVTALGRADSFFQIQRPRSGAPDVG; encoded by the coding sequence ATGACCGACGCGGAGAGCACCGCGCAACGCACAGTGGTCGTCGACGTGTGGTTCGACGCCGTGTGCCCCTACACCTGGGTGACCTCGCGGTGGCTGACGGCGGCTGCCGCGCAACGCCGGGTCGAGTTGCGTTGGCATCTGATGAGCCTGGCAGTGCTCAATGCCGGCAAAGACATGGGCGCCGAAGAAGCTGCGGAGATGGCGGATTCGCTGGCCGCCGGCCGACTGCTGGCCGCGGTCGCGCAGGAGCAGGGCGGGGACCTGCTCGGCGCGGTGTACACGGCGATGGGCGAGCGATACCACCGCCGGGCGCAGCGGATGGACCACGATCTGGCCTCCGCCGCATTGGCTGAATGCGGTGCGGATCCCACTCTGGCCGACGCGATGGAGGATTCCTCCTACGACGACCACGTGGAGCGCTCGCACGCGGCGGGGCAACGCGCGCTCGGCGACACAGGCGGCAGCCCGATCGTGTCGGTCGACGGCACCGCGTTCTTCGGCCCGGTGCTCATGTCCATACCCGGATCGGACGAGGCGGCATCACTGTTCGACGCGGTAACCGCACTGGGCCGTGCCGACTCGTTCTTCCAGATCCAGCGGCCGCGAAGCGGCGCACCAGACGTGGGGTGA
- a CDS encoding SDR family NAD(P)-dependent oxidoreductase gives MEIRGASAIVTGGASGIGAATARRLAGRGAKVVVADLNAEAGQKLAQEIDGVFVSVDVTDTAQIEAAVHTAVELAPLKALVNSAGIGSAQRTIGRDGEFASAHNIDVYKKVIAINLIGTFDAVRLAATAMSRNDPGEDTDRGAIVNLASVAAFDGQIGQAAYSSSKGGVVGMTLPVARDLSAAGIRLNTIAPGLIDTPIYGSGPESEAFKAKLGESVLFPKRLGVPDELASMVEELLTNSYMNAEVVRVDGGIRMPPK, from the coding sequence ATGGAGATCAGGGGAGCTAGTGCAATCGTCACCGGCGGCGCTTCGGGAATCGGCGCCGCCACCGCCCGCCGGCTGGCGGGGCGCGGCGCGAAGGTGGTCGTCGCGGACCTCAACGCGGAGGCCGGGCAGAAGCTCGCGCAGGAGATCGACGGCGTGTTCGTCTCCGTCGATGTCACCGACACCGCGCAGATCGAGGCCGCCGTCCACACCGCCGTCGAGCTGGCGCCGCTGAAGGCGCTGGTCAACTCGGCCGGCATCGGTTCCGCTCAGCGCACCATCGGTCGCGACGGCGAGTTCGCCTCCGCACACAACATCGACGTGTACAAGAAGGTCATCGCCATCAACCTGATCGGCACCTTCGACGCCGTGCGCCTGGCCGCCACCGCGATGAGCCGCAACGACCCGGGCGAGGACACGGACCGCGGCGCCATCGTCAACCTGGCGTCGGTGGCCGCGTTCGACGGCCAGATCGGGCAGGCGGCCTACTCGTCGTCCAAGGGCGGCGTCGTCGGCATGACCCTGCCGGTGGCGCGCGACCTGTCGGCGGCGGGGATCCGCCTCAACACCATCGCGCCCGGCCTCATCGACACCCCCATCTACGGCAGCGGACCGGAGTCGGAGGCGTTCAAGGCCAAGCTGGGCGAGAGCGTGCTGTTCCCCAAGCGCCTCGGCGTGCCGGACGAGCTGGCGTCGATGGTCGAGGAGCTGCTCACCAACTCGTACATGAACGCCGAGGTGGTCCGGGTGGACGGCGGCATCCGGATGCCACCGAAGTGA
- a CDS encoding GNAT family N-acetyltransferase — MPATPGWATRAETAADAAAVRRVVLSAFDTAEEADLVDALRQDPAWIDGLSAVAVDGEGAVVAHALLTRCAIGDRPAVCLAPCSVLPEHQGAGAGTAVTRAVLEAARRRGERFVTVLGHPEYYPRFGFERASAHGVRMRAAVPDDALMVLSLDGTAVPAGVIRYAAAFGDI, encoded by the coding sequence ATGCCTGCGACACCGGGGTGGGCGACCCGCGCCGAGACCGCCGCCGATGCGGCGGCGGTCCGGCGCGTTGTGCTGTCCGCATTCGATACGGCGGAAGAGGCGGACCTGGTGGACGCGTTGCGGCAGGACCCGGCGTGGATCGACGGGCTGTCGGCGGTGGCGGTGGACGGCGAGGGAGCCGTCGTCGCCCACGCGCTGCTCACCCGGTGCGCGATCGGGGATCGGCCCGCGGTGTGCCTGGCGCCGTGCTCCGTGCTGCCGGAGCACCAAGGGGCCGGCGCGGGTACGGCGGTGACCCGGGCGGTGCTCGAGGCGGCGCGCCGGCGCGGGGAGAGGTTCGTGACCGTGCTCGGCCACCCGGAATACTATCCGCGGTTCGGCTTCGAGCGCGCGTCCGCGCACGGCGTGCGGATGCGCGCCGCAGTGCCCGACGACGCGCTGATGGTGCTGAGTCTCGACGGCACTGCCGTGCCCGCCGGCGTCATCCGCTACGCCGCCGCCTTCGGCGACATCTGA